The genomic region ttaaagtCATTGTATTATATATAAGTTCATGAATGTTTGTTTGTATTCATTtggttcgttgcctaaaattaacaaacgaacacgaacaagttccaTTCCCTAACGAACAtacacaaacataaaatctcgttcagtaagtgttcatgaacacatgtatttcttaataaacaaacacaaacaaggtCTTCTTCGTATTCGTGTTAGTTCAAGTAGCCTATTAACACGTCATCATTTTAATCAACcttaggggctgtttgacaacatctaaatggttaagtgctgaaccagtaagaggtctgaaccattaagagcctgtataatgattaaccgttcagaggcaaatattTGACCAATTCAggttagaggtcttaaccattcagactctgtataaatcttaagcattcagaggcaaatgtgtgaaccattcagacatatgctcatgaaacaaacagtctgaatcattaagtgctgaaccagtaaaagtTCTGAACCATTAatagcctcattaagaggtaaacaaacagccgcTTACTTTACTAAAAAAAGTACAACCTTCTAATGCAATGGTAAAATTGTACACACACTCTAAGCTAACGACTTCTATAATAAACCCATCaattttcatttatttatatattttttgaacTGTAATCAAATAACTACCCATAACTTCCCTCCAAAACTTCAAAAACCTACAACCACCACTCCATGCAACCCTTTTACCCACAAATAATGTCTTCATCTTTAACCATCTTCTTCTCCATCTTCTTCGCCCTCATTAGCTTCGTCTCCGCCATCACCGAATACACCGTCGGGGACGACATGGGATGGCGGATCCCCGCAGCCAACGAAACCGAACTCTACAACGTATGGGCATCCAGACGCCGGTTCTACGTCGGTGACTCTCTCCGTCAGTTCCACTTCACCCTTTTCTAACAGTTTTATTCAATTTGGGATGATGTTAGTTATTTGATTATGTAATTTGTTTTGAATTAAACTGCAGGCTTTCGTTACACTTATGACTCACTGGTGATTGTTGACAAATTCGGGTTTTACCACTGCGATTCAAGTAAGGCGATTCGTTATTATAACGAAGGTGATGACGTGATCGTTCTTTATATGCCGGGTTGTATGTATTTCACTAGTGGTGAGGCTGAAGAGTGTAAACAAGGGTTGAAGATGGCGGTTCAAGTCTTGAATTCCGGCCCCAAACCGGAGTTTCCGCCTCCGCCCACATTCAATCCGCCTCCCCCGCCGCCTCCGCCTCCCACATTTGATCCGCCTCCGCCGCCCACGTTTGATCCGCCTCCGCCTCCACCGCCCACGTTTGATCCGCCTCCCCCGCCTACGTTCAATCCTCCACCGCCTAGGATTGATCCGCCTCCGCCCACATTCGATCCTCCTCCGCCCGCATTTGATCCGCCTGATGATCCGGATCCGGATTATCCTGACCCTGGACCGGATTACCCTGACCCTGGTCAAGATTACCCCAATCCTGGACCGGATTACCCGGATCCTGGGCCGGATTACCCGGATCCTGGGCCGGATAATCCTGATCCGGGCATGCATCCGGTGCCGGAATCGAGTCCGGCACCTTCTCTGTCAGATTCAGTTATATCATTTGTGGTTTTTTATTTTGTAACTGCTTTTGTTGTTGATTTTGGGTTGTGGGATTTGGAGGTATAGGTGTTTTTAGTTTTTGGTTTTTTGTTATGTGTTTATAATTTGAATTCTTGGATTAATTTTGAAGTGTAATATATTGTAAGTCGTGTACCCGTTCTTGAATTGTATGTAAATTGATATACCCGGTTATTCATAACGATATTAATGAAATCTTTATGGAAAGGACACACACAAGAAGAGGTTATTTTATTTGGGGAAATGTTGTGTTTTAGACAAACATAAAGTGATCTATCTCGTTTATTATTTGATTTGTATAGTGTAGCAAGACTTGTAATAGTGAATAACATGTCTGATCAACCATTAGCAGTGTATGTCCATCATCCAAAAGTTTTTTAGTTCAAACCTCGTTTGAGTTAGATAAGTAAGATTAAGGCCGTTCAAAAAATAGAATACCATGTCCGGCTTTTGGCTATAGATGAGGTTCTCAAATCAGTTTCATCAAGGACGACTCTAGAAATTAAGAAGAGAGAAATAAAAAACAATCAAAGTTTACAAAAAGAATTCGAACATAGACATTGACAGTCTTAGCAGCCGCTTTTCACCAAAAGTGCGAGCTTAGTCGAAATTTTTTATAAAAGTGCGAGCTTAGCCTGccctttttacaaaaaaaaaaaaaaaaaaaaaaaaacataggcTTAACCGACACTTTTCACCAAAATCGTATGTATAGCTAGCGCTCTTTGGTAAAAACTAAAATGCTAGGCTAAATTCTAGCCGTCTTAGCCAGTGGAGGTCATTTAGCAGTTTTCTGGATAGAGGAAATGATAGTGATTTATTTGGTGAAGGCTAATTTCCATATCTATTTGTGAAATTTGTTAATTACTCCAAATTATGaagggatattggatttaaataaatGGCCTATAACACTTTCAACTTTCAATTTGTACAACATCACTCccaacttttaacttattttccgatATCACTCCCAAACCAACTAAACCCTAACCcagagagttttttttttttttttttttttttttttttttttgtgctgatGTGACACTTGTGTGGTGACATGTCATCTGTCGTGACATTTTTTTATGACGCGGCATTTGATTTGTCATTTTTGATGATGTGACATCTGACTTGTCTTTTTTTATGACGTGGCAACTGATGTGGCATTGGTTTGTTTATGTGACATCTGATGTCAGCAAACTGGGTTAGTGTTAGGTTAGCTTGGGAGTGATATCGGAAAATCAATTGAAAGTTGGGAGTGATGTTGTACAAATCAAAAGTTAAGAATGTTATCGGCCAATTGATGAAGTTATTTAAATCCAATGTCCCAATTATGTAACTAATAAAAGACCATACTTGTGCAAATTATTTTCTAAATAATTCAACAGGAGCCATAGTCATATTTTAGTCAATAAACTTTATTGTTTTATAGAGTGTATAGTGTTGCTGAAATTCAAGCAAGTAAATAAATATACTATTTAATCTATACTGACTTCATTAATTAATCTCTTAAACTAGGCTTATTAATTTTAAGTTGTTTCCATAGGTGTATATTCGCATTCTGCATGGAGTGTCATAAGGGTATCCGGGGCACACTCGGGGAGTGAATGCGGTGACCCCTAACCTTGATCGGGAATACCGCCGCTATCAACGTGGGGACCTGATTCGGGGAAGGGTTTTGGTGTGTATTCACCGCGTTGAATGGCACATTTTTTGAGGAACGGTCCTATTTAAAACGgtcgaatttaaaaaaaaaattcactttttaaacaaatataaataaccaCACCCTTCactcattttttatactctcaaaccacacccttcactcattttttatactctcaaatCACACCGCGATAGTTTTTGGCGTAAGATTTTAGATCATTTTAACGCCACCGTcggtggaagtaaccggaccgtgcatcaagtacggtctaaatggaacccgatgatgacgaaaataaactttttcaacggcctatactaacaagcggtaaaaattatattttttaacattgtatattttttaattttctttactaagttcatatttttttaacacttattattttataatatgtaggatcgcacacgaggatgcggatgtaaggatctcgacgtgatgaaagtcgctttaaaagaatttaaagagagatttccgaacggttttcaacatgtcgaggcgtgggaggtcgttcgaaaacacgacaaatgggcccaagtcccattgttgGGTGAGGAAGGGAAAGGTTCGGCACAAaaaagaaagcccgttgacgtggacccttccatacccgatatgaacgaagacccctcgccacaaagaacacaacggtgagacaagcgtcaagcgacatcgtccgagggaagctcggccgagttggcggcacaattcaaagagtacaccgccatgaaagaagcgaagcacgCGATGGAATTGGAGGCGATTgaattgaggaagaaaagagagtcggaggctcgcgagctcataccggaacaacgcgagacgatgaaaaactacaattacgatcgagatatgaaaacattcctcaagccgcacgacgatgctccgccaaatatgttgccgttcatcctcgcccgaaagcgcgacatcgctaacaagtacgggtggccatgcgatttttaaaatttttattttctagttttaatgtaatttttattttatagtttgaatgtaattttaattttctattttgaatttaatttttatttttattttctactttgaaatgtcttttgttaaattttattaatatttttttataaacatgcataattacaacaaataaaaaaacaaaaaaataaaaaaaataaaaaaccaagtcccctaagaggggagtgccgccatcaatttagggtgttatgGTAGTTTAAGAGGGGaattgacgtggcacacgaggattggttatgcgtaagagagaggactcccctcttaggggagtgcccctctcaccctaagTCATATCGCATTTATTTCTGGAAGAAAACCAGTCTCCGAGTATGCAGGCATGGTTAGTGCCATAATTAGTATAGGTGTTTTTGGATCTTTTGTTTGGGCTCATCATATGTTTATTGTGGTTTTAAACATTGAAACCCATGCCCACTTTACCGCAACTACCATCATGATAGCTGTCCCAATTGGAATCAAAATCTTCAGTTGGATCACTCATAGGAAGGGAGGACGAACAACTAAATTGACATCTAAAATCGCCAATATAAACACAAACGAGATCTTTAATCTCATATAGAAGAAAAATGAACTACTTTTCTCGAAGCACATAAAACGAGACATGAACGGTGCCAGCTCAACCATTTTGAAAGTTCAAAGCGTAAAAAAATTGAGGCCTCCACAACCTCTCTAAAGATCATACTATAAATCAATAATCACAAGATTCCGTAACCCATTTAGATAAACCAAAAATTTTTAACAAAGATGTGGATTTCACCAAATACTTTGATAAACCAAAAATATTAAGGTTC from Helianthus annuus cultivar XRQ/B chromosome 10, HanXRQr2.0-SUNRISE, whole genome shotgun sequence harbors:
- the LOC110883507 gene encoding uclacyanin-3, whose translation is MQPFYPQIMSSSLTIFFSIFFALISFVSAITEYTVGDDMGWRIPAANETELYNVWASRRRFYVGDSLRFRYTYDSLVIVDKFGFYHCDSSKAIRYYNEGDDVIVLYMPGCMYFTSGEAEECKQGLKMAVQVLNSGPKPEFPPPPTFNPPPPPPPPPTFDPPPPPTFDPPPPPPPTFDPPPPPTFNPPPPRIDPPPPTFDPPPPAFDPPDDPDPDYPDPGPDYPDPGQDYPNPGPDYPDPGPDYPDPGPDNPDPGMHPVPESSPAPSLSDSVISFVVFYFVTAFVVDFGLWDLEV